A single genomic interval of Rhizobiales bacterium GAS188 harbors:
- a CDS encoding Transposase, with translation MAVERVRDGEPASSVIASYGFSRTTIYKWVAAAATPGIGLKALLSRPASGRPRTLSPRQERQVYRWINGRDPRQYGLDFGLWTRSIVASLIERKFDIRLGVTAVGELLAKLGLTPQKPLQRAYQRDPEAIERWQRETFPAIARQAKASGGEIYFWDESGFRADTVHGKTWGVKGQTPVVERPGQRQSISAASAVNSKGAFWYCTYQGGLNAELFVDLLRRMMRHRTKPVHLVVDGLPAHKTTLAKAYFASTNGLLTLHFLPGYAPELNPDELVWSHMKRTGVARTPLRKSETLRGKIETQLAALRTTPGLIRSFFKAQLSPILPTGE, from the coding sequence ATGGCGGTGGAGCGGGTGCGGGACGGAGAGCCGGCCTCTTCGGTTATCGCGTCTTACGGTTTCAGTCGCACGACGATCTACAAATGGGTTGCGGCCGCGGCGACACCTGGGATTGGCCTGAAAGCGCTGCTGTCTCGGCCGGCGAGTGGGCGGCCGCGCACTTTGTCCCCTCGTCAGGAGCGGCAGGTTTATCGCTGGATCAATGGCCGCGACCCTCGCCAGTATGGACTGGATTTCGGCCTGTGGACGCGGTCGATAGTGGCCAGCCTGATCGAGCGCAAGTTTGACATTCGCCTTGGTGTGACCGCCGTGGGCGAATTGCTCGCCAAACTCGGGTTGACACCGCAAAAGCCGTTGCAGCGCGCCTACCAGCGCGATCCGGAAGCCATCGAGAGATGGCAGCGCGAAACCTTTCCCGCCATTGCGCGGCAGGCGAAAGCGTCAGGGGGCGAGATCTATTTCTGGGATGAGTCCGGGTTTCGTGCGGACACTGTGCACGGCAAGACTTGGGGTGTGAAAGGGCAAACACCTGTTGTCGAGCGCCCCGGTCAACGGCAATCGATCAGTGCGGCATCGGCCGTGAATTCGAAAGGCGCTTTCTGGTATTGCACTTATCAAGGCGGCCTCAACGCGGAGCTGTTTGTTGATCTGCTGCGGCGAATGATGCGGCACCGCACGAAGCCGGTGCATCTGGTGGTAGACGGCCTCCCGGCGCACAAGACGACGCTGGCAAAAGCCTATTTTGCGTCGACCAATGGGCTACTCACGCTACACTTCCTTCCCGGTTATGCGCCCGAGTTGAACCCTGATGAACTTGTCTGGAGCCATATGAAGCGCACCGGCGTCGCCAGGACACCACTGCGCAAAAGTGAAACACTACGAGGCAAAATCGAAACCCAACTTGCAGCACTCAGGACAACGCCCGGGCTCATCCGATCATTCTTCAAGGCCCAGCTGTCGCCTATATTACCGACTGGTGAGTAA
- a CDS encoding Transposase (or an inactivated derivative) translates to MTTISFARHQFPPAIIRHAVWLYARFTLSYRDVEELLAERGLDISYETVRRWVLKFGPLFARELRRRRSRPTSQWHLDEMAVMISGKQFWLWRAVDSEGEVLDLLVQRRRNKVAAVKLMGILLKRQGFAPEVLVTDKLRSYAAAKSELGLSARHEQGLRRNNRAENSHQPVRRREFKMQRFKSPGSAQRFLTVHAAVHNTFNTQRHLTSRNTLRILRTGAFDTWRTATTA, encoded by the coding sequence ATGACAACCATCTCGTTCGCTCGTCACCAATTTCCTCCGGCGATCATCCGGCACGCAGTTTGGCTTTATGCCCGGTTCACGCTGAGCTATCGCGACGTTGAGGAACTCCTCGCGGAGCGCGGTCTCGATATCTCCTATGAGACGGTCAGGCGCTGGGTGCTGAAGTTCGGACCCCTATTTGCTCGAGAGCTTCGCCGCCGTCGCTCCCGCCCGACCTCGCAATGGCATCTCGACGAGATGGCCGTGATGATCAGCGGCAAGCAGTTCTGGCTGTGGCGAGCGGTGGACAGCGAGGGCGAGGTTCTCGACCTGCTCGTGCAACGGCGACGTAACAAGGTCGCAGCCGTTAAGCTCATGGGCATATTGCTGAAAAGGCAAGGCTTCGCGCCCGAGGTGCTCGTGACCGACAAGCTGAGATCCTACGCAGCTGCGAAGTCAGAGCTCGGCCTCTCCGCTCGTCATGAGCAAGGGCTGCGCAGAAACAACCGTGCCGAAAATTCGCACCAGCCGGTGCGGCGACGTGAGTTCAAGATGCAAAGGTTCAAGTCGCCCGGCTCAGCTCAGCGCTTCCTGACGGTTCATGCCGCCGTCCACAACACCTTCAACACCCAGCGTCACCTCACATCCCGTAACACGCTCCGCATCCTCAGGACCGGGGCATTTGACACTTGGAGAACGGCAACGACGGCATGA
- a CDS encoding Anti-anti-sigma regulatory factor (antagonist of anti-sigma factor): MSVETAQLGRANEARLTIKVEGGQQHAKLSGHWTADQAPAIERFVSEVLDSAKARMPVVLDLASIERLDTIGAWIIDRTLHDLRSRGAKGELVGVQPKHEALLREVEAHGLHAARRESEDDAPELLVGHCHGNMCLLVITCLGVSVETSDSNNLARRSRLLNRLLLT; this comes from the coding sequence ATGTCGGTTGAAACCGCGCAACTTGGCCGCGCTAACGAAGCCCGCCTCACCATCAAGGTCGAGGGAGGGCAACAGCACGCAAAATTGTCGGGACATTGGACCGCGGATCAGGCGCCCGCGATCGAACGCTTCGTATCCGAGGTGCTCGACAGCGCCAAGGCGAGGATGCCTGTGGTGCTCGATCTTGCTTCGATCGAGCGGCTCGACACTATCGGAGCCTGGATCATCGACCGCACGCTCCATGATCTGCGATCCCGTGGAGCGAAGGGGGAGCTGGTCGGCGTCCAGCCCAAGCACGAAGCTTTGCTGCGCGAGGTGGAGGCGCACGGCCTTCACGCCGCCCGCCGCGAGAGCGAGGATGATGCACCCGAACTCCTGGTCGGGCATTGTCACGGGAACATGTGTTTACTTGTTATTACTTGCTTGGGCGTGAGTGTCGAAACCAGTGATTCCAATAACTTAGCCCGCCGCTCTAGGCTTCTGAATCGCCTTCTACTTACTTGA
- a CDS encoding Transposase (or an inactivated derivative): protein MIEALRKVIQRMHYPLEVMLTCVRWYAAYPLSLRHIEEMMQERGVFVDHATVHRWAIKILPVLATVLRRRKRPVGKSWRMDETYVKVTGQWKYLYRAVDRDGDTIDFLLRAKRDCAAARKFLERSIALHGEPDKITIDKSGANTAAIASYNAGHEAAIELRQSKYLNNIVEQDHRAIKRIVRPMLGFKTFRCASILIAGIETMHMIRKGQLDCPKGQASSAASQFYSLAV from the coding sequence ATGATTGAGGCGCTGCGCAAGGTGATCCAGCGGATGCACTATCCGCTGGAAGTGATGCTGACCTGCGTGCGCTGGTACGCGGCCTACCCGCTGAGCCTGCGCCACATCGAAGAGATGATGCAGGAGCGCGGTGTGTTCGTCGATCACGCCACGGTGCACCGCTGGGCGATCAAGATTCTGCCTGTGCTCGCCACGGTGTTGCGGCGACGAAAGCGACCAGTGGGCAAGAGCTGGCGCATGGACGAGACATACGTCAAGGTGACTGGTCAGTGGAAGTACTTGTATCGGGCGGTTGACCGCGACGGCGACACCATCGACTTTCTACTGCGAGCCAAGCGTGACTGCGCCGCGGCTCGCAAATTCCTGGAGCGCTCCATCGCGCTGCACGGCGAGCCCGACAAGATCACCATCGACAAGAGCGGAGCGAACACCGCTGCGATCGCCAGCTACAACGCTGGGCATGAAGCCGCCATCGAGCTGCGCCAATCGAAGTACCTCAACAACATCGTCGAACAAGATCATCGGGCGATCAAGCGCATCGTGCGACCCATGCTGGGGTTCAAGACCTTTCGCTGCGCGAGCATCCTCATTGCCGGCATCGAGACGATGCACATGATCCGCAAGGGGCAGCTCGACTGCCCCAAAGGCCAAGCCTCGTCCGCGGCAAGCCAATTCTACTCACTGGCAGTTTGA
- a CDS encoding DNA-binding response regulator, NarL/FixJ family, contains REC and HTH domains, with the protein MRILSSAGFDVVAAAANLGEVVHDLIADSQSILLVLHASGFQDAMVAQIKLFKAKYPAARIALLQEYGRMNNINIIAAFQAGVDAYFVEPSHFTLIKNLELVMQGESVLPAAAMSSSLHDSDEMIASDDREHEDRAAKAEGKYALALSEQQQSILRCLLEGHSNREIAMKLGIGEATAKTHVKNTLRKIGAHNRTQAAVWAMSNKAALTSKVNEADPARPPIVPEPSLHGHVVPVQSEAPGDAIASPSNPSELAKSAANAMNADLAQKAFAKKRHQRSKRTLAGETDRRDATPSKVTHERDDKG; encoded by the coding sequence GTGCGGATCCTTAGCTCGGCCGGCTTCGACGTCGTCGCCGCGGCCGCCAACCTCGGAGAGGTTGTGCACGACCTGATTGCGGATAGCCAATCCATCTTACTCGTTCTCCATGCGAGTGGCTTTCAAGATGCCATGGTCGCGCAAATTAAGCTTTTCAAGGCAAAGTACCCCGCCGCACGGATCGCGTTACTGCAAGAGTACGGTCGAATGAACAACATCAACATCATCGCCGCCTTCCAGGCGGGTGTTGACGCTTACTTCGTGGAACCGAGCCATTTCACACTTATCAAGAACTTAGAATTAGTCATGCAAGGGGAGTCGGTCCTGCCCGCGGCGGCCATGTCTTCGTCGCTGCATGATTCGGACGAGATGATTGCCAGCGACGATAGAGAGCACGAGGACAGAGCTGCGAAGGCCGAAGGCAAATATGCGCTGGCACTGTCGGAACAACAGCAATCAATCCTGCGATGCTTGCTTGAAGGTCATTCTAATAGGGAAATTGCCATGAAACTTGGAATCGGTGAGGCTACCGCCAAAACTCACGTCAAGAATACCCTTCGCAAGATTGGCGCACATAACCGCACACAGGCTGCCGTTTGGGCGATGAGCAATAAGGCGGCGCTTACAAGCAAAGTGAATGAAGCCGATCCTGCCCGGCCGCCAATTGTGCCTGAGCCATCCCTTCACGGGCATGTTGTGCCAGTTCAATCGGAAGCGCCGGGCGACGCGATAGCTTCACCCTCGAATCCTTCCGAGCTCGCCAAGAGTGCGGCCAACGCAATGAATGCCGATTTGGCCCAAAAAGCCTTTGCGAAGAAGAGACATCAGCGAAGCAAGCGCACACTCGCCGGAGAGACCGACCGCCGCGACGCAACCCCTTCGAAGGTGACTCACGAGCGCGATGACAAAGGATAA
- a CDS encoding polyhydroxyalkanoate synthase, producing the protein MANLPFAITTPPDPVQLSRNLNHIAERSLRLIQNFLSRSPEFGSMRMSDPGGVGSAFIELTTKMMADPSAVARAQIDLWNENLLLWQQMTGRFLGLTDVQDQRSDRRFKNPEWTENAIFDFIKQSYLISSKAILSSVHGVKGLDQNSARKVEFYSRQFVDAISPSNFVATNPEVLRKTLETGGENLINGLSNLLEDIERGKGRLAIKMTDMDAFRLGENLATTPGKVIYQNEMMQLIQYTPSTKKVRKTPLLIVPPWINKFYVLDLNPQNSFIRWLVGQGHTVFVISWVNPDAGLSDKSFEDYMKEGPLAALDAIEAATGEHEANLIGYCLGGTLLACTTAYLTTTGDNRIKSATYLVTMVDFTDVGDMAVFIDEEQLAALETRMQERGFLEARDMATSFNLLRANDLVWSLVVSNYLLGKEPPPCDLLFWNADSTRMPAAMHSFYLRKMYHENRLAVAGGITLAGIPIDLRRIETPTFLLSTREDHIAPWRSTYAATRIYKGPIKFVLSASGHIAGVISPPGGKYGHWQNDTLPETPDEWMAGATAHSGSWWPVWDEWVSEHSGGLVKARQAGTGALKPIEDAPGSYVRVRAEI; encoded by the coding sequence ATGGCAAATCTCCCCTTTGCGATTACCACTCCTCCCGATCCGGTACAGCTTTCTCGCAACTTGAATCACATTGCGGAACGCAGCCTGCGCTTGATCCAGAATTTTCTCAGCCGCAGCCCAGAGTTCGGCTCGATGAGGATGAGTGACCCAGGAGGCGTCGGCAGCGCATTCATTGAGCTAACGACGAAGATGATGGCAGATCCCAGCGCGGTGGCGCGTGCTCAGATAGATCTTTGGAATGAAAACCTGCTCCTTTGGCAGCAAATGACAGGGCGCTTTCTCGGTCTTACCGATGTACAAGACCAGCGAAGCGATCGTCGCTTCAAGAACCCCGAATGGACCGAGAATGCGATCTTCGATTTTATCAAGCAAAGCTACTTGATATCGTCCAAGGCCATATTGTCGAGCGTGCACGGCGTGAAAGGGCTCGACCAGAATTCCGCGCGCAAGGTAGAGTTCTATAGCAGGCAGTTCGTGGACGCGATCTCCCCGTCGAATTTCGTCGCGACCAATCCGGAAGTCCTTCGAAAGACGCTGGAAACTGGGGGAGAGAACCTCATCAACGGGCTCTCCAATCTTCTCGAGGATATTGAGCGCGGCAAGGGGCGGCTTGCGATCAAGATGACGGACATGGATGCCTTCCGCCTGGGCGAAAATCTCGCCACTACACCTGGAAAGGTGATCTATCAGAACGAAATGATGCAGCTGATCCAGTACACCCCGTCCACGAAGAAAGTGCGAAAGACCCCGCTCCTCATCGTGCCACCCTGGATCAACAAATTTTATGTCCTCGATCTCAACCCCCAAAACTCGTTCATCCGATGGCTGGTCGGTCAGGGTCACACGGTTTTCGTGATTTCATGGGTGAATCCAGACGCTGGGCTTTCCGACAAGAGCTTTGAAGATTACATGAAGGAGGGGCCGCTCGCCGCGCTCGACGCCATCGAAGCTGCTACGGGCGAACATGAGGCCAATCTGATCGGATACTGCCTCGGTGGCACGCTGCTGGCGTGCACAACGGCTTATCTGACGACGACAGGAGACAATCGGATCAAGAGTGCGACCTATCTCGTCACCATGGTCGATTTCACCGATGTCGGCGACATGGCGGTGTTCATCGACGAGGAGCAGCTTGCCGCGTTGGAGACCCGCATGCAGGAGCGCGGCTTCCTCGAAGCGCGCGATATGGCAACCTCCTTCAATCTGCTGCGCGCAAACGACCTCGTCTGGTCCTTGGTTGTGAGCAATTACCTGCTTGGCAAGGAGCCGCCTCCGTGCGACCTACTCTTCTGGAATGCGGACTCGACCCGCATGCCTGCGGCGATGCATAGCTTCTATCTTCGCAAAATGTATCACGAGAATAGGCTCGCCGTTGCAGGCGGGATCACGCTCGCAGGCATTCCCATCGATCTTCGCCGGATTGAAACACCAACCTTCTTGCTGTCGACCCGCGAAGATCACATCGCGCCCTGGCGATCGACCTACGCTGCTACCAGAATCTACAAGGGGCCGATCAAATTCGTGCTCTCCGCTTCCGGTCACATAGCCGGGGTGATTAGCCCGCCCGGCGGCAAATATGGTCATTGGCAGAATGACACGCTGCCGGAAACTCCGGATGAGTGGATGGCGGGAGCGACGGCTCACTCCGGCTCCTGGTGGCCAGTATGGGATGAATGGGTTTCGGAGCATTCCGGCGGCTTGGTGAAGGCTCGGCAAGCTGGGACCGGTGCGCTGAAGCCTATCGAAGACGCGCCCGGGTCTTATGTTCGAGTTCGCGCCGAGATCTGA
- a CDS encoding phasin family protein translates to MFAQYEDFQKFGKQGFDAALKNFGTLSKGFEAIAVEIADFSKKQLEANAAAFEKLVGVKTLDKAVEVQAEFAKKSFEGFVAHSTKVGQLVSNLTKEAVKPVETAIAQVTAKASK, encoded by the coding sequence ATGTTTGCGCAATATGAAGACTTCCAGAAATTCGGTAAGCAGGGCTTTGACGCCGCCCTCAAGAATTTCGGCACCCTGTCGAAGGGCTTCGAGGCGATTGCCGTCGAGATTGCCGATTTCTCGAAGAAGCAGCTCGAGGCCAACGCCGCAGCGTTCGAGAAGCTCGTCGGCGTCAAGACTCTCGACAAGGCCGTCGAGGTCCAGGCTGAATTCGCGAAAAAGTCCTTCGAGGGCTTCGTCGCCCATTCGACCAAAGTCGGTCAGCTCGTCAGCAACCTCACGAAGGAAGCTGTGAAGCCGGTCGAGACCGCTATCGCGCAGGTGACTGCGAAGGCCAGCAAGTAA
- a CDS encoding Site-specific recombinase XerD, whose amino-acid sequence MTDKAISPLRQRMIEDMTARHFAEKVQKDYIRYVKNFAAFLGRSPDAATSEDLRLFQLHMTKTHVSPGSINAAIVALRFFFKVTLERDDLVRRLTLVREPRRAPIVLSPEEVARLLEAAPGVKYKAALSVAYGAGLRVSEVVALKVSDIDSKRMTLRVEQGKGDKDRYVMLSPQLLELLRDWWHVARPRAWLFPGLDPVNPMSARQLRRAVFAAAQTAGIAKRVSPHTLRHSFATHLLEQNVDIRVIQVLLGHAKLDTTALYTRVAVNTIRDVTSPLERLSLNLAKNPTKHEAPA is encoded by the coding sequence ATGACCGACAAGGCCATCAGCCCATTGCGCCAGCGCATGATCGAAGACATGACGGCTCGTCATTTCGCGGAGAAGGTCCAGAAGGACTACATCCGTTACGTCAAAAACTTCGCAGCTTTCCTCGGCCGCTCGCCCGATGCCGCCACCAGCGAGGATCTTCGTCTGTTTCAATTGCACATGACGAAGACCCATGTGAGCCCGGGGAGCATCAATGCCGCGATCGTCGCGCTCCGGTTCTTTTTCAAGGTGACGCTCGAACGGGACGATCTGGTCCGGCGTCTGACGTTGGTGCGCGAACCGCGCAGGGCGCCGATCGTGTTGAGCCCCGAGGAAGTGGCGCGACTTCTGGAGGCCGCCCCCGGCGTCAAATACAAGGCGGCGCTCAGCGTGGCTTATGGGGCCGGTTTGCGCGTGTCCGAGGTCGTCGCGTTGAAGGTGTCCGATATCGACAGCAAGCGCATGACGCTCCGCGTTGAGCAAGGCAAGGGCGACAAGGATCGCTATGTCATGCTCTCGCCGCAACTGCTTGAGTTACTGCGCGACTGGTGGCATGTGGCGCGCCCACGGGCTTGGCTGTTCCCTGGGCTCGATCCGGTCAACCCAATGTCCGCCCGGCAGCTCCGTCGCGCCGTTTTCGCTGCGGCGCAGACGGCGGGAATCGCCAAGCGCGTGTCGCCCCACACGCTGCGGCATAGCTTCGCCACGCATTTGCTCGAACAGAATGTCGATATCAGGGTGATCCAGGTTCTGCTCGGACACGCCAAGCTCGATACGACCGCGCTCTATACGCGTGTCGCCGTCAACACGATCCGCGACGTAACGAGCCCCCTGGAGCGGCTCAGCTTGAACTTAGCCAAGAACCCGACCAAGCACGAAGCGCCCGCATGA
- a CDS encoding Transposase zinc-binding domain-containing protein codes for MPRPVLEVADIFRAHGQAWREANAGHVSLGQLKVMAAIENCRTAALGGHVARCEDCAHTIIAYNSCRNRHCPKCQGAAARTWLAEREVELLPVAYYHLVFTLPAAVADIAYQNKATVYDILFKVSSETLITIAADPKHLGARVGAVSVLHTWGSALTHHPHIHMIAPGGGLSLDGLRWVACRPGFFLPVRVLSRLFRRLFLEKLMAAFDAGRLQFFGAHADLSARAAFTAFLAPLRTVEWVVYAKRPFGGPEAVLAYLSRYTHRVAISNARLTALQEGAVAFKWKDYRIKGRDRHKTMRLAVPEFIRRFLIHVLPSGFHRIRHCGLFASGVRAHNIALARRLLAVAAQARQDGGVNDPGDADPPTPSRPCPCCGGRMIIIETFERAGAQRPASHSQIRIDTS; via the coding sequence GTGCCGCGTCCCGTCCTGGAGGTCGCGGATATCTTCCGCGCCCACGGCCAGGCTTGGCGTGAGGCCAACGCCGGCCATGTGAGTCTTGGCCAATTGAAAGTGATGGCGGCGATCGAGAACTGCCGCACGGCGGCGCTCGGCGGTCATGTCGCGCGTTGCGAGGATTGCGCTCACACGATCATCGCTTACAACTCGTGTCGTAACCGTCATTGTCCGAAGTGTCAGGGCGCGGCGGCCAGAACGTGGCTCGCCGAGCGCGAAGTCGAACTCTTGCCCGTTGCCTATTATCACCTCGTGTTCACGCTGCCGGCCGCCGTCGCCGACATCGCCTATCAGAACAAGGCGACGGTCTATGACATTCTGTTCAAGGTGTCGTCCGAAACGCTGATCACGATCGCGGCCGATCCAAAACACTTGGGCGCGCGCGTCGGCGCCGTATCCGTTCTCCACACCTGGGGATCGGCGCTCACGCATCATCCGCACATTCACATGATCGCGCCGGGGGGCGGCCTCTCGCTGGATGGTCTGCGGTGGGTCGCCTGCCGGCCCGGCTTCTTTCTGCCGGTGCGGGTTCTTTCTCGGCTGTTCCGTCGTCTCTTCCTCGAAAAGCTCATGGCCGCGTTCGACGCCGGCCGCCTGCAGTTTTTTGGCGCCCACGCCGACCTTTCGGCGCGCGCTGCATTCACGGCCTTTCTGGCGCCGTTGCGCACGGTGGAATGGGTTGTCTACGCCAAGCGACCCTTTGGCGGACCCGAGGCCGTGCTGGCTTATCTCTCCCGCTACACACATCGCGTCGCCATATCCAACGCCCGGCTGACCGCGCTCCAAGAGGGCGCCGTTGCGTTCAAATGGAAAGACTATCGGATCAAGGGGCGTGATCGCCACAAGACGATGAGGCTCGCCGTCCCAGAGTTCATCCGCCGCTTTCTCATTCACGTCCTGCCGAGCGGCTTCCACCGCATTCGCCATTGCGGCCTATTCGCCAGCGGCGTCCGCGCGCACAATATTGCCCTCGCGCGCCGGTTGCTCGCGGTTGCCGCGCAGGCCCGTCAAGACGGCGGCGTCAATGACCCCGGCGACGCCGATCCGCCCACCCCTTCGCGTCCATGCCCATGCTGCGGTGGCCGCATGATCATCATCGAGACCTTCGAACGCGCAGGCGCTCAGCGCCCCGCTTCGCACAGCCAGATCAGGATCGACACATCATGA
- a CDS encoding putative ABC transport system substrate-binding protein, producing MRRREFIKLVGGTVLVRPLAARAQQQGNEMRRLGVLAGNAANDPVWQPRVAALLQGLAALNWKEDRNLRIDWRYGGGDHARMARFAGELVALAPDVILAVSTPCVEELRRRTSTIPIVFAIITDPVGQGFVASLSRPGGNITGFTDFDTPMAGKWLGMLAQITPPVAHVAVLYNPATAPFAGLLLRAIEEAASSLAVRVRAAPVHDLAEIDLVMTTLSQEERSGLLVLPDVFTIVNRAFIIASAARTHLPAVYWNRSFAANGGLMSYGINNADLLRRSAVYIDRILNGAKPSDLPVQNPTKFELVINLKTANAFGITVAPSLLNSADEVIE from the coding sequence ATGAGACGACGCGAATTCATCAAGCTTGTCGGGGGCACGGTGCTTGTGCGGCCCCTTGCAGCTCGCGCGCAGCAGCAGGGAAACGAGATGCGCCGCCTCGGCGTGCTCGCGGGGAATGCCGCAAACGATCCCGTTTGGCAGCCGAGGGTCGCTGCCTTGCTTCAGGGGCTCGCCGCGCTCAATTGGAAAGAGGACCGCAATCTGCGGATCGACTGGCGCTACGGCGGTGGCGATCACGCCCGCATGGCGCGCTTCGCGGGCGAGTTGGTCGCGCTTGCCCCCGATGTGATCTTGGCAGTGAGCACCCCGTGCGTCGAGGAACTGCGGCGGCGAACCAGCACGATCCCCATCGTGTTCGCGATCATCACCGATCCGGTCGGCCAAGGCTTCGTCGCGAGTCTGTCGCGCCCCGGCGGCAACATCACCGGCTTCACCGACTTCGACACGCCGATGGCCGGCAAATGGCTGGGGATGCTGGCGCAGATCACTCCGCCCGTGGCGCATGTGGCGGTCCTTTACAATCCTGCCACGGCGCCCTTTGCCGGTCTCTTGCTGCGCGCCATCGAGGAAGCTGCCTCGTCCTTGGCAGTGAGGGTGCGGGCCGCACCGGTTCACGACTTAGCCGAGATCGACTTGGTGATGACAACGCTATCGCAGGAGGAACGGAGCGGGCTGCTCGTTCTGCCGGACGTCTTCACAATCGTGAATCGCGCCTTCATAATTGCATCAGCCGCACGGACCCATTTGCCCGCGGTCTATTGGAACCGCTCGTTCGCCGCCAATGGCGGGCTCATGTCTTATGGCATCAACAACGCCGATCTCCTGCGCCGCTCGGCTGTCTATATCGATCGCATTCTGAATGGTGCGAAGCCGAGCGATCTTCCGGTCCAGAACCCGACCAAGTTCGAACTGGTGATCAATCTGAAGACCGCCAATGCGTTCGGCATCACCGTCGCGCCGTCGCTCCTCAACAGTGCCGACGAGGTGATCGAATGA
- a CDS encoding transcriptional regulator, MarR family has protein sequence MARIHPARLPANTLAGLLVLAEEAYMSVLAARLVAAGYDDIRPVHNHVFAHLSPHGIRASELARRAQMTQQAMSELVVYLEERGYIERVQDACDKRAKIVRLTRRGRKLAAHGVAIMREIDGMIGARLAAQQFGQLRTALSAVIEVCACDVPAMSLPRTT, from the coding sequence TTGGCCCGTATCCATCCCGCTCGGCTTCCGGCGAACACGCTCGCCGGTCTGCTGGTGCTCGCCGAAGAGGCCTACATGTCGGTTCTCGCCGCCCGGCTCGTCGCGGCGGGCTACGACGATATTCGCCCGGTGCACAACCACGTTTTCGCGCATCTATCGCCGCATGGTATTCGAGCCTCCGAGCTGGCGCGAAGGGCACAGATGACGCAGCAGGCAATGAGCGAGCTGGTGGTGTATCTTGAGGAGCGTGGGTACATCGAGCGCGTTCAGGACGCCTGCGACAAACGGGCGAAGATCGTTCGCCTGACCAGACGTGGGAGAAAGCTCGCTGCGCATGGAGTTGCCATTATGCGCGAGATCGACGGGATGATCGGTGCCCGGCTTGCGGCGCAGCAGTTCGGCCAGCTACGCACAGCGCTCTCCGCGGTCATTGAGGTATGCGCTTGTGACGTGCCGGCGATGTCGCTGCCTCGGACCACATGA